In Cryptococcus tetragattii IND107 chromosome 5, whole genome shotgun sequence, one genomic interval encodes:
- a CDS encoding homoserine O-acetyltransferase, whose product MTRPPLPRNLNIPRWKPPKPHLAKYHPPPPRPTTDYPHFHPPTSPQLPPRRQPAFNPGGFGLQSQPAPAPAPTSFWDKGKERERQIDEIQKKDDELRREEEMIEGKSPKEGREEAEACYVPPPATLHYVASHSLPLLYSPSPLPPFTIAYETWGTLNSDASNAILLHTGLSASSHVASRGNDVSPSTSSKPGWWEDFVGPGKSIDTDKFFVICTNVLGGCFGSTGPSSPYPPGDGETRWATRFPLLSIHDMTRAQISLMDHLGINKLYASIGSSMGGMQSLSLAYLAPERVGRIVSISACGRSGLNGVGMRYAQRTVLMADPNWNRGFYYDGVPPHNGMKLARQIATITYRSGPEWEQRFGRQMVSEQDAQLDAQGNPGVPRLSPDFLIETYLDHQGERFCLTYDANSLIYISKAMDLFDMTGQALTALAKRFNDAYPDSAPFPYPDDPVSVSCCAPRGAAEAHQHTPEEQERLEKETKKKLARFIPTSKSPHLGDLAQGLQRLKDIPTLVLGVQSDVLFPVEQQRELSDALKLAGNPKVTYYELGGVWGHDTFLLDVQNVGGAIRGFLH is encoded by the exons ATGACACGCCCGCCCCTCCCACGCAACCTCAACATCCCCCGTTGGAAGCCCCCCAAGCCTCACCTTGCAAAGTAccaccctccaccaccgCGCCCAACCACAGACTATCCCCATTTCCACCCGCCCACGTCTCCACAGCTCCCACCAAGGAGACAGCCAGCATTCAACCCAGGTGGATTCGGACTCCAGAGTCAGCCGGCACCGGCACCGGCTCCCACTTCGTTCTGggacaagggaaaggagcGCGAGAGGCAGATTGACGAGATCCAGAAAAAAGATGACGAACTtcgacgagaagaagaaatgattGAAGGGAAGTCTcccaaggaaggaagagaagaagccgaagcGTGCTATGTG CCGCCACCTGCAACGTTACATTACGTTGCCTCGCACTCATTGCCTCTTCTTTACTCCCcctcacctcttcctccgttcACCATCGCCTACGAAACATGGGGTACGCTCAACTCTGACGCATCAAAtgccatcctcctccacacAGGATTATCTGCTTCTTCACATGTCGCTTCACGAGGTAATGACGTCTCGCCGtccacttcctccaagCCTGGATGGTGGGAGGACTTTGTCGGGCCGGGCAAGAGTATCGATACCGACAAATTTTTCGTTATTTGCACCAATGTCCTCGGCGGGTGTTTCGGCAGCACGGGCCCGAGCTCGCCTTACCCGCCTGGAGACGGTGAGACACGATGGGCGACTCGATTCCCGTTGCTCAGTATACACGATATGACGCGTGCCCAGATCTCGCTTATGGATCACTTGGGGATTAACAAACTCTATGCGAGTATAGGGAGCAGTATGGGTGGTATGCAGAGTTTGAGTTTGGCCTACTTGGCGCCGGAGAGGGTTGGGAGGATTGTTAGTATTTCTGCGTGCGGGAGAAGTGGTTTGAACGGTGTGGGTATGCGGTATGCGCAGAGGACTG TTCTCATGGCCGATCCCAATTGGAATAGAGGATTCTACTATGACGGTGTGCCCCCTCACAACGGCATGAAATTGGCTCGAC AGATTGCAACCATCACCTACCGATCAGGTCCAGAGTGGGAACAAAGGTTTGGCCGTCAGATGGTCTCTGAGCAAGACGCTCAGCTGGATGCACAAGGAAACCCAGGCGTGCCCAGGTTGAGTCCTGATTTCTTGATCGAGACTTACCTCGACCATCAA GGAGAACGTTTCTGCCTGACGTATGACGCCAATTCTCTCATCTACATCTCCAAAGCTATGGACCTGTTTGACATGACAGGCCAAGCCCTCACCGCACTCGCCAAGCGATTCAACGACGCCTACCCCGACTCGGCTCCCTTTCCTTATCCCGATGACCCCGTTTCCGTCTCGTGCTGTGCTCCGCGAGGCGCTGCCGAGGCGCATCAGCACACACCGGAAGAACAGGAAAggttggaaaaggaaaccAAGAAGAAACTCGCGAGGTTTATCCCTACGTCTAAATCCCCGCACTTGGGCGATTTGGCGCAGGGTTTGCAGAGGCTGAAGGATATCCCCACGTTGGTTCTCGGTGTTCAGAGTGATGTCTTGTTCCCCGTCGAGCAGCAGAGAGAACTGTCGGATGCGCTCAAGTTGGCGGGGAACCCGAAAGTGACGTATTACGAGCTCGGCGGAGTTTGGGGTCATGATACGTTTTTGTTGGACGTGCAGAATGTAGGCGGAGCGATTAGAGGTTTCTTGCATTAG